Proteins encoded by one window of Mustela erminea isolate mMusErm1 chromosome 7, mMusErm1.Pri, whole genome shotgun sequence:
- the LOC116596399 gene encoding uncharacterized protein LOC116596399 yields the protein MGPTAESLNLSGRTIMLVAQKLHLQPECHSHQEELVTTAQQILVDTTKVLLLEDAVMARKMVQAAGWCLTCLDALEYGEDAASLRGPFADLASALLRLGGLTARRLGEHLGRAGHLLRGCVLALLEAARGHLQRPRDPQLAASQRHTLAQTRKILGELLAQLEPRAAAPAAGALTWRLRRLRELLAAPAPERMRGGPEDALLAAVLWHCMRLAACSAPPERLRLVAPCGQLLELLGARRLGRIQGPPGNPEPGRECAALQAATEALAQGVRAGLLHQILDTFTDTRSALQRLVQTALAARPFGSPFHAEALSKKLQLFHVAFHDQAKQMLRVAHLVLVCCPRQQTGKDMEVAMAGLWGLVVRAQQLFSQSPQGSGLDWSPAALQALLHAWTKASEGLLACFDDVLRIPEFLSVSIQEMTNHLDLFTWALRSGDSKEFPGLVAYLQGRATHIVQVMSRYVDQHRDPIFRNGLRVLIQQLEQSSLFLSAAAECCSGAHNAQSTDAFLTMAKHLISSAQSIQEGLDGTNHPDILSPLRNQVQRFDPTKKRPYFFLPSLQDSTDPAPKHQEEPQLEKSNSGTSYPPRDNLSCSLIPDTHPQRRESLLPAISKLILDVESQGHQAVTSASTSLQEQEAAVDVPQEALAGEGPVGSETMLGFQETPTLAPSVTDLAKELAHCTTARSDGLLERPRETGQDLVARAGDWYLLCQQLLCRNPAADLPGNMAVFMELQQNLASMVQLAAKSGPVGLRKKDHASTGHPETLLQMQGRFEEVETQAKQLLDKILASDGLQTPKSYKESMDDGCLLWSVAVQDLLQCMERLSRRQGLFLLPLRQAVKDQQGLQEGLAQAADGSQRLQEAARLSSLLCGDVHVKGEVSFLLREIHVLTDAVLDVAKILVSSPKPSPSLSTRFELLCLELSFQAKALTGHLSIINANYEHAFQDAVCPSLPICEEPQTRPESSLERMVSAIQAAQGIVAGSQESGPGQEDLFMALESILILTKEVAQRVPVLQELPEEWRMHTLDWLQWEWAAKAHCAVAQLQAWKGGHTEAWRLLAQCLKPIEETTVMKPREEQDAAQPQLRCDEGASGAFAVGSVDSQGAAPQNTPGISAGTWAADPAIPGTIAAEPEKEQPGSPTSSSLSALAWLNPELDQPLLEDGGADGGSRIIQITREMAAEVLLMAESLRRRGPILTKDQLITSARKIATSGENFARLIRIIAKNCIDQRCSQELLCVVEQIQMMSNQLRIISSISGNILKKKKEEDLTCQARSRGGVNINVKASLARSRSSEELLLENAEQLLRAVSKTVRTTEAASLRVGADPKSWHWQRLHAHGTGA from the exons ATGGGGCCTACTGCTGAGTCTCTGAACCTGTCTGGGAGGACCATCATGCTGGTAGCTCAGAAGCTCCATCTTCAGCCTGAATGTCACAGCCACCAGGAGGAGCTAGTGACTACAGCTCAGCAGATCTTGGTGGATACTACCAAG GTCCTGCTCCTTGAAGACGCGGTGATGGCGAGGAAGATGGTGCAGGCGGCGGGGTGGTGCCTGACCTGCCTGGATGCGCTGGAGTACGGGGAGGACGCGGCCTCGCTGCGCGGCCCCTTCGCGGACCTGGCCTCGGCGCTGCTCCGCCTGGGCGGCCTGACAGCGCGCCGGCTTGGGGAGCACCTGGGCCGCGCTGGCCACCTGCTGCGAGGCTGTGTCCTCGCGCTGCTTGAGGCCGCCCGCGGCCACTTGCAGCGTCCGCGCGACCCGCAGCTGGCCGCTTCCCAGCGCCACACTTTGGCCCAGACCAGGAAGATCCTCGGCGAGCTCCTGGCGCAGCTGGAGCCCCGAGCAGCGGCCCCAGCGGCCGGTGCGCTCACCTGGCGCCTGCGGCGACTGCGCGAGCTCTTGGCGGCGCCCGCGCCGGAGCGCATGCGCGGCGGCCCAGAGGACGCGCTGCTGGCCGCAGTGTTGTGGCACTGCATGCGCCTGGCCGCCTGCTCAGCGCCACCCGAGAGGCTGCGCCTGGTGGCCCCCTGCGGCCAGCTGCTGGAGCTGCTGGGCGCCCGGCGCCTGGGTCGGATCCAGGGGCCTCCCGGGAACCCGGAGCCAGGGCGGGAGTGCGCGGCGCTGCAGGCCGCGACCGAGGCCCTTGCCCAGGGAGTCCGGGCTGGGCTGCTGCACCAGATCCTGGACACGTTCACTGACACGCGAAGTGCCCTTCAAAGACTAGTCCAGACCGCCTTGGCTGCTCGTCCATTCGGATCCCCGTTCCATGCTGAGGCCTTGTCGAAGAAACTCCAGCTTTTCCATGTTGCTTTCCATGACCAGGCCAAGCAGATGCTCAGAGTGGCTCACTTGGTTTTGGTTTGCTGCCCCCGACAACAAACCGGCAAAGACATGGAGGTCGCCATGGCAGGACTTTGGGGGCTTGTGGTCAGAGCACAACAACTTTTTTCACAAAGCCCCCAAGGGTCTGGTCTGGACTGGAGCCCTGCTGCCTTGCAGGCCCTGCTTCATGCATGGACCAAGGCCTCGGAAGGCCTGTTGGCATGTTTCGATGACGTTCTCCGTATTCCTGAGTTCCTGAGTGTGTCCATTCAGGAAATGACCAACCACTTGGACTTGTTTACATGGGCTTTGAGGAGTGGAGATTCCAAAGAGTTTCCCGGCCTTGTGGCATATTTACAGGGTCGAGCCACACACATAGTGCAGGTGATGAGCAGGTATGTGGACCAACATCGAGATCCCATTTTCCGGAATGGCCTGAGAGTCCTGATCCAGCAGCTGGAGCAGTCTTCCCTGTTCTTGAGTGCAGCTGCTGAGTGCTGTTCAGGTGCGCACAACGCTCAGAGCACAGATGCGTTTCTAACCATGGCAAAACATCTGATCTCTTCAGCCCAGAGCATCCAAGAGGGGCTGGATGGGACTAACCACCCAGATATCCTCAGCCCTCTCCGGAACCAGGTCCAAAGGTTTGACCCCACTAAGAAACGACCTTACTTTTTTCTCCCCAGCCTTCAGGACTCTACAGATCCTGCACCCAAACACCAGGAGGAACCTCAGTTGGAGAAAAGCAACTCAGGCACTTCCTATCCACCGAGGGACAATCTTTCTTGCTCCCTGATTCCTGACACCCATCCACAGAGGAGGGAATCTCTGTTACCAGCCATCAGCAAACTCATCCTTGATGTAGAGAGCCAGGGCCACCAGGCAGTGACCTCAGCTAGCACCAGCTTGCAGGAGCAGGAGGCAGCTGTGGATGTACCTCAAGAGGCCCTGGCTGGGGAGGGACCAGTGGGGTCAGAGACGATGCTTGGATTCCAAGAAACCCCAACACTAGCACCTTCTGTTACTGACCTAGCAAAGGAGCTAGCACACTGCACAACTGCTAGAAGTGATGGGCTTCTGGAGAGACCCAGGGAAACTGGGCAGGATTTGGTGGCCAGGGCTGGTGACTGGTACCTTTTGTGTCAACAGCTACTTTGTCGCAACCCAGCAGCTGATCTTCCAGGGAACATGGCAGTGTTCATGGAGCTTCAGCAGAATTTAGCCTCAATGGTTCAACTAGCAGCCAAAAGTGGGCCTGTGGGCTTGAGGAAGAAGGACCATGCCTCGACTGGGCATCCAGAAACACTTTTACAAATGCAAGGCAGATTCGAGGAGGTAGAGACCCAAGCTAAACAGCTGTTGGACAAGATTCTGGCTTCTGATGGTCTTCAGACCCCTAAGTCATACAAGGAGAGCATGGACGATGGGTGCCTTCTATGGTCAGTGGCTGTCCAAGACCTACTCCAGTGCATGGAGAGACTCAGCAGGAGACAAGGCCTGTTCTTATTGCCCCTGCGACAGGCCGTGAAGGACCAGCAGGGACTGCAGGAAGGGTTGGCCCAGGCAGCAGATGGTTCTCAGAGGCTACAAGAGGCTGCCAGGCTGTCTAGCCTCCTGTGTGGGGATGTGCATGTAAAAGGTGAGGTCTCCTTTTTGCTCAGGGAAATTCACGTGCTCACAGATGCTGTGCTGGATGTGGCCAAGATCCTGGTCTCCTCCCCCAAACCATCTCCCAGCCTGTCAACACGCTTTGAACTTCTCTGCTTGGAGCTATCCTTTCAAGCCAAGGCCCTGACAGGCCACCTCAGCATCATCAATGCCAACTATGAACATGCCTTCCAAGATGCTGTCTGTCCAAGCCTCCCTATCTGTGAAGAACCTCAGACCAGACCAGAAAGCTCCCTGGAAAGAATGGTGTCTGCTATCCAAGCTGCACAGGGAATCGTGGCAGGAAGTCAGGAGTCTGGGCCCGGCCAGGAAGATCTTTTTATGGCTCTGGAGAGCATTCTCATCCTTACCAAGGAGGTGGCCCAGAGGGTCCCAGTACTCCAAGAACTCCCAGAAGAGTGGAGAATGCACACCCTGGACTGGCTTCAATGGGAGTGGGCAGCCAAGGCCCATTGTGCTGTAGCCCAGCTCCAGGCCTGGAAGGGTGGTCACACGGAGGCCTGGAGACTCCTGGCCCAGTGCCTGAAGCCCATTGAGGAGACAACAGTGATGAAACCCAGGGAAGAACAGGACgctgcccagccccagctccgCTGTGACGAGGGTGCATCAGGAGCTTTTGCAGTGGGTAGTGTGGATTCTCAGGGTGCTGCCCCCCAAAATACCCCAGGGATATCAGCAGGGACCTGGGCTGCCGATCCAGCCATCCCTGGGACAATCGCGGCAGAGCCGGAAAAG GAGCAGCCCggcagccccacatccagctccctgagTGCCCTGGCCTGGCTGAACCCTGAGCTGGACCAGCCCCTCCTGGAGGATGGCGGCGCAGACGGGGGGAGCAGAATCATCCAGATTACCCGCGAGATGGCTGCAGAGGTCCTCCTGATGGCTGAGAGTCTGAGGAGGAGAGGACCCATCTTG ACCAAAGATCAGCTCATTACCTCTGCCAGGAAAATTGCAACTTCTGGAGAAAACTTCGCCAGACTTATCCGCATCATTGCTAAGAACTGCATCGATCAAAGATGTTCGCAGGAGCTTTTGTGTGTGGTAGAGCAGATTCAGATGATGAGCAACCAGCTCCGCATCATCTCCAG TATATCTGGCaatatacttaagaaaaaaaaagaagaagatttaaCATGCCAAGCTAGATCCCGAGGAGGTGTGAACATAAA CGTGAAGGCCTCGCTGGCGAGAAGCAGGTCCTCTGAAGAGCTCCTGCTGGAAAACGCAGAGCAGCTCCTGCGGGCTGTCTCCAAGACCGTGAGGACCACGGAAGCTGCGAGTCTCCGGGTAGGTGCTGACCCCAAAAGCTGGCATTGGCAGAGACTGCACGCGCACGGCACCGGGGCTTAG